The Croceibacterium sp. TMG7-5b_MA50 genome segment GATCACCTCCGTCTTGCGCGACAGCTCGCCCGATCGGGGGCGCTGATGCGTGGGCAGGTTGTTCACCGCCGTTTGCAGATCCTCCCCCAGCCAGCCGCGCGTGCCGGGGCGGAACAAGGGTTCCGCGCCTTCCGTCCGGCGCGCCATCTCGCGAAGTGGGGCAGGCGCGGCGAGCCGCTCCTCCGGCGGGTGGCTCAATCCCTTGCGGGACGGCCCGCCCCTGAACGGATTGTCCGCCGCCTTGCTGACGCGGCCCAGTTCGCGCTGGGGCGGGCGGCGATGGGCAGGCAGCGCCTCGATCGCCGCCTCAACCTGCTCGCGCGTGTCGGCCAGGCCGCTGCCAGTTCCGCTGCTGCCAGCGTCGGGGTCGCTGCGTGCCCAGCGCGCGCCGGGTCGCCAGCCGCCCTCCTTCGGGACGGAGCAGTGCTGTGCACGCTCCGCCGCCGCATCGGCACCGATGGCGTGGAAGGCCGCACGGCCGTCAGCTTCAGCCGACGGCGGCGCGTGCCGGCGCTCCGACCTGCGCAGCCGGTCGATCGACCAGCTGGGCAGGTAGAGCGAGGCGACCCGCTTCATCCGATCCCTCCACCACCAGTTCGAACGGATCGCCGCCGCGCTGGCGGACGCATTGCAGGTGCCAGCATGCCCGGCCCAGGCCGTCCCACGGCACGGGCAAGGATGGGGCATGGGCCACGCGCCAGCGGGTCACCGCGGCGGATGGTGCGGCCAGCGGGTCGGCGCCATTGCGGGCCGGGCGGCGCAGCAGCAGGGCAATCGTCCCGCCACCTTCCGCCGCCAGTTGCAGCCGCCGGGCCTGCGCCATGGGCAGCCGGCGCGCCTCCCCCACCACGGCGCCGAGGCCGCGATGCCGCAGCCCTTCCTCCAGCAGCGCGAGCAATTCGGCATCGTCGCGTGCCTCGGCATAGATCACCCGCGCCGGGGCAAGGCCCGCCTGGTACAGGCCGGGTGCGAACAGGTCCCGCCCGCGCACCACCCACAGCACCTCGCCCTGCGAACGGGCGGCGATCCCGGCGGCGAACAGCACGGCCGCCGCGTCATCCCCCCACCCCTGCCCACGGCACGACACCTCGTGCAGCGCGTCGAGCCGCATGCCGCCATCCGCCAGCCGGCCATCAACCCGGTCGATCCCGAACGGCAGGACCGGCCGCTCCCGCTTCTCGCCGGAGATCAGCCGCACGCTCTCGCGAAGCTCGGCAAGGGTGGGAACAGGATGGGGCACAACGACTCGCAACAGGAACGTTCTCTATTTGTTCCGCTCGGCACCCCGCCGTCAAGGACCCGCAAGCACCTTACCGATAACGGTACAGCTTCACCTCGTGCACCCGGCCCTCAGCCCCGTCGCGGGCGTGCAGCCGCAGCACCTGGCCCTGCCCGTTCTCGTCGCCGTTCAGCCGCCGCCCCCGTACCAGCCGTCCGTCACGCAGTACCAGTTCATCGATGCTGTCCAGCCCCACGATGGCTGGTCCGGGCGTATCGGCGGTGAAGGTGACCACGGCATCGCCGCTGCCCACCACGGTGAAGCTGTCGGGTCCGGTCTGCAGGAACATGGCGGCGACCCGGCTGTTCGGATCGACCCGCCCGTCCGCACCTTCCGCGCGCACTATGTTGACCGTGTAATCACCCAGCCGCATGCGCCCGGCGCGCTGCGCGGCACCCTCCATGATGAGCGTATGGGCCTGCCCCTCGGCCTGCTTCTGCAGCAGCAGCGGCGCGAGCGGCGCCAGCCGGGCATAGAGGCCGGCGATCGCGCGGTCGTCCGCATTGCCGGTGCCCACGCCGATGCTGGCATCGCCCGCCGCCGGCGGGGCCGCCGCGCCATCTATGCCGAAGGGCGAGAAGCCGATCGCCCGCAGCGAGCCATAGGCATAGAGCGCGTTCGCCGCCCCGTCCGGCCCGCCACGCGCCTCCGGCACGAACAGCGGGTTGTCGGGGCGGGCATATTGCGCCGCCCAGGTTCCGAAATCGTCGAAATAGATGTCAGGCGACACGAAATCGAGCGAGGGCGCGCCGACCTGCCAGATGTCGATCGCATGCGGCAGGGGTCCGCCCGAATTGTACTGGCCGGGCTCGTAATTGGGCCGGATCAGCGCGGCATTGGTGAACATGGGCAGCGCGTATTCGCCCTTCCCGGCGGCGGTCACCACTTCCACGAAGGTGGCGTAGTGCCAGGCCATGAACAGGCTGTCGGTCATCGACCCGCTGCCGAACACCTCCTGCCAGGTACCCTCCATCCGTCCGCCGGCGGCCTCCCACGCGGTGCGCAGGTCGGGGTTCAGCGTCGTGCGGTTCGCCGCCAGGTGAGTGGTCAAGGCGGAAGGGACAGGTCCGGCAAAGGCCGCCTCCGCCACGGCGGAATGGTCGCGCGATTGCGGGATCACGCCGACCTCGTTCTCCACCTGCACCATCAGGACGGTCTGCCGCACGCCATCCACCTGCCGCAGGTGCCGCATCAGCGCCGCATAGGCGCGGGCATCCGCCTCGCGCACCCCCGCACTGAATGGCGACAGCCGTTCCGTCCCGCGGCCGTCGCTCAGTTCCACGCGCGGGAAGCGGGACTGGTCCCGCTTGACCCAGCCGGGCGCGTAGGAGGAGAAGGTGTTCTTCCACGATCCGAACCACAGCAGCACCAGCTTCAGGTCATGCTGCCGCGCTGCCGCTAGCATGCCGTCCAGGTTGCGCCAGTCGAACCGCCCCTCCTGCGGCTCGATCGTCTCCCATGCCACCGGCACGAGCACGGTGTTGAGGTTCATCGCCTTCAGCCGTGGCCAGACCGTTTCCATGTAGGTGAGGTCA includes the following:
- a CDS encoding protein ImuA translates to MSGEKRERPVLPFGIDRVDGRLADGGMRLDALHEVSCRGQGWGDDAAAVLFAAGIAARSQGEVLWVVRGRDLFAPGLYQAGLAPARVIYAEARDDAELLALLEEGLRHRGLGAVVGEARRLPMAQARRLQLAAEGGGTIALLLRRPARNGADPLAAPSAAVTRWRVAHAPSLPVPWDGLGRACWHLQCVRQRGGDPFELVVEGSDEAGRLALPAQLVDRPAAQVGAPARAAVG
- a CDS encoding DUF5597 domain-containing protein, with protein sequence MLALTFVIVATAQAHAQADLPRLERRGEATQLIVDGAPYLILGGETANSSTSDLTYMETVWPRLKAMNLNTVLVPVAWETIEPQEGRFDWRNLDGMLAAARQHDLKLVLLWFGSWKNTFSSYAPGWVKRDQSRFPRVELSDGRGTERLSPFSAGVREADARAYAALMRHLRQVDGVRQTVLMVQVENEVGVIPQSRDHSAVAEAAFAGPVPSALTTHLAANRTTLNPDLRTAWEAAGGRMEGTWQEVFGSGSMTDSLFMAWHYATFVEVVTAAGKGEYALPMFTNAALIRPNYEPGQYNSGGPLPHAIDIWQVGAPSLDFVSPDIYFDDFGTWAAQYARPDNPLFVPEARGGPDGAANALYAYGSLRAIGFSPFGIDGAAAPPAAGDASIGVGTGNADDRAIAGLYARLAPLAPLLLQKQAEGQAHTLIMEGAAQRAGRMRLGDYTVNIVRAEGADGRVDPNSRVAAMFLQTGPDSFTVVGSGDAVVTFTADTPGPAIVGLDSIDELVLRDGRLVRGRRLNGDENGQGQVLRLHARDGAEGRVHEVKLYRYR